Proteins encoded together in one Halomarina salina window:
- a CDS encoding DUF7344 domain-containing protein, with protein sequence MDDWTPDELSEDEAYDLVAEELRRETLRLLLNESEEWDVSSLATEIAARESDISHSEVNEGDQKRVAVALLHRDLPKLADADVVEFDFEDETVVTGEHIDDLDPLL encoded by the coding sequence ATGGATGACTGGACGCCGGATGAGTTATCCGAAGACGAGGCATACGACCTCGTCGCCGAAGAACTCCGTCGCGAGACGCTCCGCCTTCTGTTAAACGAGAGCGAGGAATGGGACGTCAGCAGTCTCGCGACGGAAATCGCCGCCCGTGAATCAGACATCTCACACAGCGAGGTCAACGAGGGGGACCAGAAACGCGTTGCCGTTGCCCTCCTCCACCGGGACCTGCCGAAGCTCGCCGATGCCGATGTCGTCGAGTTCGATTTCGAGGACGAGACGGTGGTGACGGGGGAGCACATCGACGACCTCGACCCACTTCTCTGA
- a CDS encoding helix-turn-helix domain-containing protein yields MIVRFSVQERTLLQALREVPTTRVVWEDMNITEDGGVVLLFWAESDDFEAFEAAMQNDPTVESPRTVTTFRNRRLYQAEYVGGGRAKRAHSALVETGAIIQECVGTHNGWTLQIAFPSHDALQQYYTIFDESDIQFTPLEKYEQSADRLLDEFGLTAKQEQMLALASDRGYFDVPRKTDLDELADELGISHQAASERLRRAMDILVGRSVGTATASTSEYEH; encoded by the coding sequence ATGATAGTTAGATTCAGCGTCCAAGAACGAACGCTCCTTCAGGCCCTTCGGGAGGTGCCTACGACGAGGGTTGTCTGGGAGGACATGAACATCACGGAGGATGGTGGAGTGGTGTTGTTGTTCTGGGCAGAGTCGGATGATTTCGAGGCGTTCGAGGCAGCGATGCAGAACGACCCGACCGTCGAGTCCCCGCGCACGGTTACGACGTTTCGCAACCGACGGCTGTACCAAGCCGAATACGTGGGGGGTGGGAGAGCGAAACGGGCACATTCTGCGCTCGTCGAGACAGGAGCCATCATTCAGGAGTGTGTGGGCACGCACAACGGGTGGACCTTACAGATTGCCTTCCCGAGTCACGACGCCCTCCAACAGTACTATACGATTTTCGACGAGTCAGACATCCAGTTCACGCCCTTGGAGAAGTACGAGCAATCCGCTGACCGACTGCTCGATGAGTTCGGGCTCACTGCGAAACAAGAACAGATGCTGGCACTCGCTTCGGACCGAGGCTATTTCGACGTTCCCCGGAAGACGGACCTCGACGAACTCGCCGATGAGCTGGGTATCTCTCACCAAGCGGCATCTGAACGGCTTCGCCGAGCGATGGACATCTTGGTTGGTCGGTCGGTTGGCACTGCCACAGCGTCCACATCGGAATACGAACACTGA